A stretch of the Colias croceus chromosome 13, ilColCroc2.1 genome encodes the following:
- the LOC123697032 gene encoding uncharacterized protein LOC123697032 → MSSIQLFYLLLPIVISNEIEEKIRPTFTNFRKKVEEVLPETTLADDDTSNIVSFLVKNVKELFGSHLVVSDAGQMKEEDTTPIHEVITSNSKTKLLAVYKNQTITKSEFEDGATNFLIQDLLIKNELFNLSRDLDAISKEEATEKAIKAIKSTVDTTTVQITQEPNVSLTRKSCIFCNNVDIEDCTDPKNKLIPSTVCEQDEDLCYSQHTPFGIIDRGCFNINRNVTLYVCSCNLCNYLAISEMPQIFSTKRDWIENVIEMSRTKRFRLSVFKDMTCLRCEANVTRKSKDIVESTNCLEGNIGALPIQECSDDEICGVRAIRSEGYLWRGCISRPLYNYWWNLCDTDLCNYDALVSMYDNFW, encoded by the exons ATGAGTTCCAtacaactattttatttacttttaccaATTGTAATTTCAAATGAAATTGAAGAGAAAATTAGACCGACGTTTacaaattttcgaaaaaaggTTGAAGAAGTTTTACCAGAAACGACTCTTGCTGACGATGATACATCAAACATTGTATCGTTTTTGGTCAAAAATGTTAAAGAGCTATTTGGTTCACATTTAGTAGTAAGCGATGCTGGTCAAATGAAAGAGGAGGATACTACGCCTATACATGAAGTAATTACTAGTAATTCGAAGACGAAACTCTTGGCGGTATATAAAAACCAAACTATAACAAAATCGGAGTTTGAGGACGGAGCGACGAATTTCCTAATACAGGatctattaataaagaatGAATTGTTCAATCTATCTAGGGATTTAGATGCTATATCGAAGGAGGAAGCTACGGAAAAAGCTATTAAAGCTATAAAATCTACAGTTGATACAACTACCGTACAGATAACTCAGGAACCAAATGTTTCATTAACCAGAAAGtcttgtatattttgtaataacgTTGACATAGAAGATTGTACTGAtcctaaaaataaact aATACCATCCACCGTGTGCGAACAAGACGAAGATTTGTGTTATTCTCAGCACACTCCGTTTGGCATAATTGACCGTGGCTGCTTCAATATAAATCGCAATGTTACGTTGTATGTTTGTTCGTGCAATCTTTGTAATTACCTTGCCATTTCTGAAATGCCGCAAATATTTTCTACGAAGCGAGATTGGATTGAAAATGTCATAGAAATGTCTAGGACAAAGCGCTTCAGGCTGTCTGTCTTCAAAGATATGACGTGTTTGCGATGCGAAGCTAACGTAACTAGGAAGAGTAAAGACATTGTCGAGAGCACTAATTGTTTAGAAGGCAATAT AGGTGCGTTGCCAATACAAGAGTGCTCTGATGACGAGATCTGCGGTGTTCGAGCTATAAGAAGCGAAGGCTACCTCTGGCGTGGTTGTATCTCCCGTCCTTTGTATAACTATTGGTGGAATCTATGTGATACTGATTTGTGTAATTATGATGCTTTGGTATCAATGTACGATAATTTTTGGTGA